The Cinclus cinclus chromosome 3, bCinCin1.1, whole genome shotgun sequence genome has a window encoding:
- the NDUFAF5 gene encoding arginine-hydroxylase NDUFAF5, mitochondrial isoform X1, translating to MGSLARPVLGVRWCRRLWALPARTAAASPPSPSGASPGSGSGSLNPFDRRLKRKQKNWAALQAEPTKCDYLREEVGGRIADRVFDITRTFPLALDLGSGRGYIAQHLTKTSKILFQETVEKLIQVDIAENTLKNAAESEIPTVRVVADEEFLPFKEDTFDLVVSSLSLHWVNNLPKAFREIHQVLKPDGVFIGAIFGGDTLYELRCSLQLAELEREGGFSPHVSPFTAVADLGRLLSRAGFNTLTVDTDEIQVNYPGLFEVMEDLQGMGESNCSWNRKPLLHRETMLAAAAIYQEMYGNSDGSVPATFQIFYMIGWKYHESQAKPAQRGSATVSFGDLAKIEGLLKRGKK from the exons ATGGGGAGCCTGGCCCGGCCGGTGCTGGGCGTGCGGTGGTGCCGCCGGCTCTGGGCGCTGCCGGCAAGGACCGCTGCCGCTTCGCCGCCTTCTCCCTCCGGAGCCTCgccgggctcgggctcgggctcgcTGAACCCCTTCGACCGCCGTCTGAAGCGGAAGCAGAAGAACTGGGCGGCGCTGCAGGCCGAGCCCACCAAATGCGATTACCTGCGGGAGGAG GTCGGCGGCAGGATCGCGGACCGGGTGTTTGACATCACCAG AACTTTTCCTCTCGCTTTGGATCTTGGCTCTGGAAGAGGTTACATAGCTCAGCACTTAACCAAG ActtctaaaattttatttcaggaaacaGTTGAAAAACTTATTCAAGTTGATATCGCAGAGAATACTTTA aaaaatgctgcagaatCTGAAATCCCGACGGTCAGGGTTGTAGCTGATgaggaattccttcctttcAAGGAAGATACATTTGATCTTGTTGTCAGCAGCTTAAG TTTACATTGGGTGAACAACCTTCCTAAAGCTTTCAGAGAG ATCCACCAGGTGCTGAAGCCAGATGGGGTATTCATCGGGGCCATATTTGGGGGGGACACTCTGTATGAGCTGCGCTGCTCCCTGCAGTTGGCtgagctggagagggaagggggCTTCTCTCCTCACGTGTCACCCTTCACTGCCGTCGCCGATCTGGGACGTCTGCTCTCCAGGGCTGGCTTTAACACCCTCACTGTG GATACTGATGAAATCCAAGTGAACTACCCAGGGTTATTTGAGGTTATGGAAGACTTACAAG gTATGGGGGAGAGTAATTGCTCTTGGAATAGAAAACCTCTGCTACACAGGGAGACaatgctggcagctgctgcaatATACCAAG AAATGTATGGAAACAGCGATGGCTCAGTACCTGCCACGTTTCAGATCTTCTACATGATTGGCTGGAAGTACCATGAGTCACAG gcAAAACCAGCCCAGCGAGGTTCTGCCACAGTTTCATTTGGCGATCTGGCAAAAATAGAAGGACTtcttaaaagaggaaaaaaatag
- the NDUFAF5 gene encoding arginine-hydroxylase NDUFAF5, mitochondrial isoform X3 gives MGSLARPVLGVRWCRRLWALPARTAAASPPSPSGASPGSGSGSLNPFDRRLKRKQKNWAALQAEPTKCDYLREEVGGRIADRVFDITRTFPLALDLGSGRGYIAQHLTKETVEKLIQVDIAENTLKNAAESEIPTVRVVADEEFLPFKEDTFDLVVSSLSLHWVNNLPKAFREIHQVLKPDGVFIGAIFGGDTLYELRCSLQLAELEREGGFSPHVSPFTAVADLGRLLSRAGFNTLTVDTDEIQVNYPGLFEVMEDLQGMGESNCSWNRKPLLHRETMLAAAAIYQEMYGNSDGSVPATFQIFYMIGWKYHESQAKPAQRGSATVSFGDLAKIEGLLKRGKK, from the exons ATGGGGAGCCTGGCCCGGCCGGTGCTGGGCGTGCGGTGGTGCCGCCGGCTCTGGGCGCTGCCGGCAAGGACCGCTGCCGCTTCGCCGCCTTCTCCCTCCGGAGCCTCgccgggctcgggctcgggctcgcTGAACCCCTTCGACCGCCGTCTGAAGCGGAAGCAGAAGAACTGGGCGGCGCTGCAGGCCGAGCCCACCAAATGCGATTACCTGCGGGAGGAG GTCGGCGGCAGGATCGCGGACCGGGTGTTTGACATCACCAG AACTTTTCCTCTCGCTTTGGATCTTGGCTCTGGAAGAGGTTACATAGCTCAGCACTTAACCAAG gaaacaGTTGAAAAACTTATTCAAGTTGATATCGCAGAGAATACTTTA aaaaatgctgcagaatCTGAAATCCCGACGGTCAGGGTTGTAGCTGATgaggaattccttcctttcAAGGAAGATACATTTGATCTTGTTGTCAGCAGCTTAAG TTTACATTGGGTGAACAACCTTCCTAAAGCTTTCAGAGAG ATCCACCAGGTGCTGAAGCCAGATGGGGTATTCATCGGGGCCATATTTGGGGGGGACACTCTGTATGAGCTGCGCTGCTCCCTGCAGTTGGCtgagctggagagggaagggggCTTCTCTCCTCACGTGTCACCCTTCACTGCCGTCGCCGATCTGGGACGTCTGCTCTCCAGGGCTGGCTTTAACACCCTCACTGTG GATACTGATGAAATCCAAGTGAACTACCCAGGGTTATTTGAGGTTATGGAAGACTTACAAG gTATGGGGGAGAGTAATTGCTCTTGGAATAGAAAACCTCTGCTACACAGGGAGACaatgctggcagctgctgcaatATACCAAG AAATGTATGGAAACAGCGATGGCTCAGTACCTGCCACGTTTCAGATCTTCTACATGATTGGCTGGAAGTACCATGAGTCACAG gcAAAACCAGCCCAGCGAGGTTCTGCCACAGTTTCATTTGGCGATCTGGCAAAAATAGAAGGACTtcttaaaagaggaaaaaaatag
- the NDUFAF5 gene encoding arginine-hydroxylase NDUFAF5, mitochondrial isoform X2 gives MGSLARPVLGVRWCRRLWALPARTAAASPPSPSGASPGSGSGSLNPFDRRLKRKQKNWAALQAEPTKCDYLREEVGGRIADRVFDITRTFPLALDLGSGRGYIAQHLTKVLLLKFYFRKQLKNLFKLISQRILYLHWVNNLPKAFREIHQVLKPDGVFIGAIFGGDTLYELRCSLQLAELEREGGFSPHVSPFTAVADLGRLLSRAGFNTLTVDTDEIQVNYPGLFEVMEDLQGMGESNCSWNRKPLLHRETMLAAAAIYQEMYGNSDGSVPATFQIFYMIGWKYHESQAKPAQRGSATVSFGDLAKIEGLLKRGKK, from the exons ATGGGGAGCCTGGCCCGGCCGGTGCTGGGCGTGCGGTGGTGCCGCCGGCTCTGGGCGCTGCCGGCAAGGACCGCTGCCGCTTCGCCGCCTTCTCCCTCCGGAGCCTCgccgggctcgggctcgggctcgcTGAACCCCTTCGACCGCCGTCTGAAGCGGAAGCAGAAGAACTGGGCGGCGCTGCAGGCCGAGCCCACCAAATGCGATTACCTGCGGGAGGAG GTCGGCGGCAGGATCGCGGACCGGGTGTTTGACATCACCAG AACTTTTCCTCTCGCTTTGGATCTTGGCTCTGGAAGAGGTTACATAGCTCAGCACTTAACCAAGGTACT ActtctaaaattttatttcaggaaacaGTTGAAAAACTTATTCAAGTTGATATCGCAGAGAATACTTTA TTTACATTGGGTGAACAACCTTCCTAAAGCTTTCAGAGAG ATCCACCAGGTGCTGAAGCCAGATGGGGTATTCATCGGGGCCATATTTGGGGGGGACACTCTGTATGAGCTGCGCTGCTCCCTGCAGTTGGCtgagctggagagggaagggggCTTCTCTCCTCACGTGTCACCCTTCACTGCCGTCGCCGATCTGGGACGTCTGCTCTCCAGGGCTGGCTTTAACACCCTCACTGTG GATACTGATGAAATCCAAGTGAACTACCCAGGGTTATTTGAGGTTATGGAAGACTTACAAG gTATGGGGGAGAGTAATTGCTCTTGGAATAGAAAACCTCTGCTACACAGGGAGACaatgctggcagctgctgcaatATACCAAG AAATGTATGGAAACAGCGATGGCTCAGTACCTGCCACGTTTCAGATCTTCTACATGATTGGCTGGAAGTACCATGAGTCACAG gcAAAACCAGCCCAGCGAGGTTCTGCCACAGTTTCATTTGGCGATCTGGCAAAAATAGAAGGACTtcttaaaagaggaaaaaaatag